From one Acidobacteriota bacterium genomic stretch:
- a CDS encoding protein kinase: MISPLGAGGMGEVYRAKDPRLGRDVAVKVLPEDFLEGEERKERFAREAKLLASLNHPGIATLYSFEEIPSSSASSARHILVMELLEGETLRQAIAAGKLPLRRAVDWAIQIARGLSAAHDKGVIHRDLKPENLFVTKDGRVKILDFGLAKLAEDAGAGQGSNLPTAARGTEPGVVLGTMGYMAPEQVRGKPADARSDLFAFGAVLYEMLAGRKAFGGDSSADVITAILREEPADLSLTNQAIPPGLERIVRRCLEKAPEQRFQSAGDLAFALESLTSDSATRAAITPGVAPSRVVKRRALLAVFAAALLAAGFFAGRLGRKSASAPTLLFERLSSDPGIERSPALSPDGETVAYVKSVAGKRHILVQRVGSDKPIDLSADSPEDDRFDPVYSPDGSLIAFRSGKEGGGIFVMGPLGESVRRVTDTGYGPDFTPDAREIVYAEEAALSPLARGTRAKIWAVEVATGKKREIFGPDAIEPAVSPHGKRVAFWGLVGDTAQRDIWTVPLAGLRPGEKPVAATSDAAVDFSPFWSADGSFLYFGSDRGGSFNLWRLPIDEASGAARGAPEPVTVPVTWAGTFPGTFRGSRNGKRLAFTSPAELMTIERLALDPRTLEPQGPPTVLRRSSTAFEDLGISSDGATLATRTVGRLEDLCLVSTDGQKLRRLTHDSFRNRGPSFTADGARVVFYSTRDGDYGGYSIAADGSGLARLTPPKSLFYLYPALSPDGKYVAAASFDTRVAVFPLSAKDGAPAAGPAVADFRSRWAWNWSPESDRFLAAGPGGELALEVLLCTLAKKSCEGLGLRAYVAQFAPDGKRAVATAPDGVRVLDLTTRQSRLILPAAEGTLQRIALSHDGRALYFLRNVTESDIWVGTFR, translated from the coding sequence GTGATCTCTCCGCTCGGAGCGGGGGGAATGGGAGAGGTCTACCGGGCGAAAGACCCGCGCCTCGGACGGGACGTCGCGGTCAAGGTCCTGCCAGAAGATTTCCTGGAAGGTGAAGAGAGAAAAGAGCGCTTCGCGCGCGAGGCGAAGCTGCTCGCGAGCCTGAACCATCCTGGAATCGCCACTCTTTACTCATTCGAAGAAATCCCCTCTTCGTCCGCTTCCTCTGCGCGCCACATCCTCGTCATGGAGCTGCTCGAGGGCGAGACGCTGCGGCAGGCGATCGCGGCCGGCAAGCTCCCGCTTCGCCGCGCCGTGGACTGGGCGATCCAGATCGCCCGCGGCCTCTCGGCCGCGCACGACAAGGGCGTCATCCACCGCGATCTCAAGCCCGAGAACCTCTTCGTCACGAAGGACGGGCGCGTCAAGATTCTCGACTTCGGCCTCGCGAAGCTCGCCGAGGACGCGGGCGCGGGGCAGGGCTCGAACCTCCCCACCGCGGCGCGCGGCACGGAGCCGGGCGTGGTCCTCGGAACCATGGGTTACATGGCGCCCGAGCAGGTGCGCGGCAAACCGGCCGACGCGCGCAGCGATCTCTTCGCCTTCGGCGCAGTGCTCTACGAGATGCTCGCGGGAAGGAAGGCGTTCGGCGGCGATTCCAGCGCCGACGTCATCACGGCCATCCTCCGCGAAGAGCCCGCGGACCTCTCGCTCACGAACCAGGCCATCCCGCCGGGCCTCGAGCGCATCGTGCGCCGCTGCCTCGAGAAGGCCCCGGAGCAGCGCTTCCAGTCGGCGGGCGACCTCGCCTTCGCCCTCGAGAGCCTCACGTCGGATTCCGCGACGCGCGCCGCCATCACCCCGGGCGTCGCGCCGTCGCGCGTCGTGAAGAGGCGCGCGCTCCTCGCCGTCTTCGCGGCCGCGCTTCTCGCCGCCGGCTTCTTCGCGGGGCGGCTCGGCCGCAAGTCCGCTTCGGCGCCGACTCTCCTCTTCGAGCGGCTCTCGTCGGACCCCGGCATCGAGCGGTCGCCCGCGCTCTCCCCCGACGGCGAGACGGTCGCGTACGTCAAGTCCGTCGCCGGGAAGCGGCACATCCTCGTCCAGCGCGTCGGGAGCGACAAGCCGATCGACCTCTCGGCGGACTCGCCGGAGGACGACCGGTTCGACCCCGTCTACTCGCCGGACGGCTCTCTCATCGCGTTCCGTTCGGGCAAGGAGGGCGGCGGCATCTTCGTCATGGGCCCGCTCGGCGAGTCCGTGCGGCGCGTTACGGACACGGGCTACGGCCCGGACTTCACGCCCGACGCGAGGGAGATCGTCTACGCGGAGGAAGCGGCCCTGTCGCCGCTCGCGCGGGGGACGCGCGCGAAGATCTGGGCCGTCGAGGTCGCGACGGGGAAGAAGCGCGAGATCTTCGGTCCCGACGCGATCGAGCCCGCGGTGTCCCCGCACGGAAAGCGTGTCGCGTTCTGGGGCCTCGTCGGCGACACGGCGCAGCGCGACATCTGGACCGTTCCGCTCGCCGGCCTCAGGCCCGGCGAGAAACCCGTCGCCGCCACCTCCGACGCGGCTGTCGACTTCAGCCCGTTCTGGTCGGCCGACGGGTCGTTCCTCTACTTCGGGAGCGACCGCGGCGGGAGCTTCAACCTCTGGCGTCTCCCGATCGACGAGGCTTCGGGCGCGGCCCGTGGCGCGCCCGAGCCCGTCACGGTTCCGGTCACGTGGGCGGGGACGTTCCCGGGCACCTTCCGCGGTTCCCGCAACGGCAAGCGCCTCGCCTTCACGTCGCCTGCCGAGCTCATGACGATCGAGAGGCTCGCGCTCGACCCGAGGACGCTCGAGCCACAGGGCCCGCCAACGGTCCTCCGCAGGAGCTCGACGGCCTTCGAGGACCTCGGCATCTCCTCCGACGGCGCGACTCTCGCAACGCGGACAGTGGGCCGCCTCGAGGATCTCTGCCTCGTCTCGACGGACGGCCAGAAGCTCCGCCGCCTCACGCACGACTCCTTCCGGAACCGGGGGCCCTCGTTCACGGCGGACGGCGCACGCGTCGTCTTCTACTCCACGCGCGACGGCGACTACGGCGGCTACTCGATCGCCGCGGACGGCAGCGGCCTCGCGCGCCTGACGCCTCCGAAGTCGCTCTTCTACCTGTATCCGGCGCTCTCTCCGGACGGGAAGTACGTCGCAGCGGCGTCCTTCGACACGCGGGTCGCCGTCTTCCCGCTCTCCGCGAAGGACGGGGCGCCGGCCGCAGGCCCGGCCGTCGCCGACTTCCGGTCCCGCTGGGCGTGGAACTGGTCGCCGGAGAGCGACCGCTTCCTCGCGGCCGGCCCCGGCGGCGAGCTTGCGCTCGAAGTGCTCCTCTGTACGCTCGCGAAGAAGTCCTGCGAGGGCCTCGGCCTGCGCGCCTACGTCGCGCAGTTCGCCCCCGACGGCAAGCGCGCCGTTGCGACGGCTCCCGACGGAGTCCGGGTCCTCGACCTCACGACGAGGCAGTCCCGCCTCATCCTCCCGGCCGCGGAGGGCACGCTCCAGCGCATCGCGCTCTCGCACGACGGGCGCGCCCTCTACTTCCTCAGGAACGTGACCGAGAGCGACATCTGGGTGGGCACGTTCCGGTGA
- a CDS encoding HAD-IA family hydrolase, producing MKPLFFFDLDDTLVDHHAAEEGAHRETHAAHAPVFGAVPFDAWLAAYRKSNLALWDRYGKGEIDRPTLSTQRFADPLGTLGLDAEHAGRIGDFYMGAYGRNWTLVEGALEVLEHAARHGVAGILSNGFRETQRGKIARFGLDRWVTHVVLSEDVGAMKPAREIFDAAWKAAGGGPGRRVYVGDSFATDVLGAQAAGWFPIWFDRHGRGAPQPAVYVRRLVDLLPLLS from the coding sequence GTGAAGCCGCTCTTCTTCTTCGATCTCGACGACACGCTCGTCGATCACCACGCGGCCGAGGAGGGCGCGCACCGCGAGACGCACGCCGCGCACGCGCCCGTATTCGGCGCCGTCCCGTTCGACGCGTGGCTCGCGGCGTACCGGAAGAGCAACCTCGCGCTCTGGGACCGCTACGGCAAGGGCGAGATCGACCGGCCGACGCTCTCCACGCAACGCTTCGCGGACCCGCTCGGCACGCTCGGCCTCGATGCCGAGCATGCCGGGAGAATCGGCGACTTCTACATGGGCGCGTACGGCCGGAACTGGACGCTCGTCGAGGGCGCCCTCGAGGTCCTCGAGCACGCGGCGCGCCACGGCGTCGCGGGAATCCTCTCGAACGGGTTCCGCGAGACGCAGCGGGGAAAGATCGCGCGCTTCGGCCTCGACCGCTGGGTGACGCACGTCGTGCTCTCCGAGGACGTCGGCGCGATGAAGCCGGCGCGGGAGATCTTCGACGCGGCGTGGAAGGCCGCCGGCGGCGGGCCCGGGCGGCGCGTCTACGTGGGCGACTCCTTCGCGACGGACGTCCTCGGCGCGCAGGCTGCGGGCTGGTTTCCGATCTGGTTCGACCGGCACGGGCGCGGCGCGCCGCAGCCCGCGGTCTACGTGCGCCGCCTCGTCGACCTGCTGCCGCTGCTTTCCTAG
- a CDS encoding protein kinase, producing the protein MNLDRLRQKFFEGLTRYRWLETVGRGGMGIVFKAQDLDLEDVVAIKVLSPDWETDDQQLLQRFKREINLNRKIKHPNVARIHDFGMSGDFPYITMEYVPGKDLRTVIQTEGRLTQARAISILRQIALGSDAAHKLGIIHRDLKSQNVMLEDSGAVAILDFGLARGKTTEQLTLDSVMVGTPHYMSPEQALGRPTDARSDVYSIGVMAYELLTGHVPYDGESPLVIAMKHVSEPPPDDLRHMTHIAPEFIAITYRALAKDPAARFASAADLEAELAMLPPFREGAPASGEAPALEVPAPPVPASPSPGVPTPAVTQASAMLDLAGMPTPVRPTTAVPSSVVPTPPVAKNRPPVILLVEGDAKSRKSLADLLGRHGCRTLEAKDGPEALERLLQDTVDLLLMDVQLPGMDGFDVTRVIKAQPQTAALPVVLTTARLDRSHFAFAIQSGATDVIGKPLLNEAVVGRIWHILTHHGFLPPAGNEPVLAAMKKTLPSAMTPPSTPGKR; encoded by the coding sequence ATGAACCTCGATCGCCTCCGCCAGAAATTCTTCGAAGGGCTCACCCGCTACCGATGGCTCGAAACCGTCGGGCGCGGCGGCATGGGCATCGTCTTCAAGGCGCAGGACCTGGACCTCGAGGATGTCGTCGCGATCAAGGTGCTTTCGCCCGACTGGGAGACGGACGACCAGCAGCTGCTCCAGCGGTTCAAGCGCGAGATCAACCTCAACCGCAAGATCAAGCACCCGAACGTCGCCCGCATCCACGACTTCGGGATGAGCGGCGACTTCCCCTACATCACGATGGAGTACGTCCCGGGCAAGGACCTGCGGACGGTCATCCAGACTGAGGGGCGACTCACCCAGGCCCGCGCGATTTCGATCCTCCGCCAGATCGCCCTCGGGAGCGACGCGGCGCACAAGCTCGGGATCATCCACCGCGACCTGAAGTCCCAGAACGTCATGCTCGAGGACTCGGGCGCCGTCGCCATCCTCGACTTCGGTCTCGCGCGCGGGAAGACGACCGAGCAGCTCACTCTCGACAGCGTCATGGTGGGAACGCCGCACTACATGTCGCCCGAGCAGGCGCTCGGCCGTCCGACGGACGCGCGGAGCGACGTCTACTCGATCGGCGTCATGGCCTACGAGCTCCTCACGGGCCACGTGCCCTACGACGGCGAGTCGCCTCTCGTCATCGCGATGAAGCACGTCTCCGAGCCGCCGCCCGACGACCTCCGGCACATGACGCACATCGCGCCGGAGTTCATCGCGATCACGTACCGGGCGCTCGCGAAGGACCCCGCCGCGCGCTTCGCTTCCGCCGCGGACCTCGAGGCCGAGCTCGCGATGCTCCCGCCGTTCCGCGAGGGCGCGCCCGCTTCCGGGGAAGCTCCCGCCCTCGAGGTTCCCGCGCCCCCGGTCCCCGCGAGCCCGAGCCCGGGCGTGCCCACGCCGGCGGTCACGCAGGCGAGCGCGATGCTCGACCTGGCGGGCATGCCGACGCCCGTCCGCCCGACGACGGCCGTCCCGTCCAGCGTGGTCCCGACGCCGCCCGTCGCGAAGAACCGTCCGCCCGTGATCCTCCTCGTCGAGGGCGACGCGAAGAGCCGCAAGTCGCTCGCGGACCTCCTCGGGCGCCACGGCTGCCGGACGCTCGAGGCCAAGGACGGCCCCGAGGCGCTCGAGCGGCTCCTCCAGGACACCGTCGACCTCCTCCTCATGGACGTGCAGCTGCCCGGGATGGACGGCTTCGACGTCACGCGCGTGATCAAGGCGCAGCCGCAGACGGCCGCGCTGCCCGTCGTTCTCACGACGGCGCGCCTCGACCGCAGCCACTTCGCGTTCGCGATTCAGTCGGGCGCGACGGACGTGATCGGCAAGCCTCTCCTCAACGAGGCGGTCGTCGGCCGGATCTGGCACATCCTCACGCACCACGGCTTCCTGCCGCCCGCGGGGAACGAGCCGGTGCTGGCCGCGATGAAAAAGACGCTCCCCTCGGCGATGACGCCGCCCTCGACGCCCGGCAAGCGCTAG
- a CDS encoding DUF1549 domain-containing protein: MSLLPSLALLSILAVEPAAGPELVPAAPESVPAADCTFVPSHADPDGRLRREALSRGTQAFASSHPAAAGPVFQPAARLRRVNYVDDEVFGKMDAARVVPAPLATDAEFLRRVTLDFTGRIPDAATAAAFLADPSPDKRGRMIDTLLASDAFVDRWTFFYDEMFQNTAFGSSGRLYSQGRNAFHAYFQDAVRSRKPWDVMAREIIGATGVNTSVGAANYAVRQIQTNGPAQDTYDNLAASTAAVFLGTNAVFCTSCHNGQGHLDAINLWGSTVKRQDFWGLASFYSRVSTPRSGTTNADYYYTVGERPTGNYSLNTTTGNKTDRTKAYYTTSPSGMTSIDPAYLRSPLAPGGGAPANGEGFRQALGRLVTNDPQFARAAVNYLWKELFKAGIVEPADAFDPMRQDAASPPPGSWTIQPTHPALLAKLAQDYAGHGYDLRYILGVMAKSSAYQLSSFYSGTWSESYAPYFARHFARRLTAEEMFDAITRATNVGASIPVSGGMPNVTLAMQLPDVQEPGGGSVIGNFLNAFLRADRDGDARSNEFSVSQALLMLNDTTVTSRIKSATAGSAVQKLVAANATPAQIVASLYLSTLSRNPNASELAAGVALFASPPNGETKAQVAEDLQFALLNKLDFLYNY, translated from the coding sequence ATGAGCCTGCTTCCGAGCCTCGCCCTCCTGTCGATCCTGGCCGTCGAGCCGGCGGCCGGGCCGGAGCTCGTTCCCGCGGCCCCGGAGTCCGTTCCGGCCGCCGACTGCACCTTCGTGCCGTCGCACGCGGACCCGGACGGGCGCCTCCGGCGCGAGGCCCTGTCCCGCGGCACACAAGCGTTCGCGTCGTCCCATCCCGCGGCGGCCGGACCGGTGTTCCAGCCTGCCGCGCGCCTCCGCCGGGTCAACTACGTGGACGACGAAGTCTTCGGAAAGATGGACGCCGCGCGGGTCGTCCCGGCGCCGCTCGCAACCGATGCCGAGTTCCTCCGCAGGGTCACGCTCGATTTCACGGGCCGCATCCCGGACGCCGCGACCGCGGCCGCGTTTCTCGCCGACCCGTCGCCCGACAAGCGCGGCCGGATGATCGACACGCTCCTCGCCTCCGACGCTTTCGTCGACCGCTGGACCTTCTTCTACGACGAGATGTTCCAGAACACGGCGTTCGGCTCCAGCGGCCGCCTCTACTCGCAGGGCCGCAACGCGTTCCACGCGTACTTCCAGGACGCCGTGCGCTCGAGGAAGCCGTGGGACGTCATGGCGCGCGAGATCATCGGCGCCACGGGCGTGAATACATCCGTGGGCGCCGCGAACTACGCCGTCCGTCAGATCCAGACGAACGGACCGGCCCAGGACACGTACGACAACCTCGCCGCTTCGACCGCGGCCGTCTTCCTTGGGACGAACGCCGTCTTCTGCACGTCCTGCCACAACGGGCAGGGCCACCTCGACGCGATCAACCTCTGGGGCTCGACGGTGAAGCGGCAGGATTTCTGGGGTCTGGCCTCGTTCTACTCGCGGGTCTCGACGCCGCGCTCCGGCACGACGAACGCGGACTATTACTACACCGTCGGCGAGCGCCCGACCGGAAACTACTCGCTGAACACGACGACGGGAAACAAGACCGACCGCACGAAAGCGTATTACACGACCAGCCCTTCAGGCATGACGTCGATCGACCCGGCGTACCTGAGGTCGCCTCTTGCCCCTGGCGGCGGCGCGCCGGCGAACGGCGAGGGCTTCCGGCAGGCGCTCGGACGCCTCGTGACGAACGACCCGCAGTTCGCACGCGCGGCCGTCAACTATCTCTGGAAGGAGCTGTTCAAGGCCGGCATCGTCGAGCCCGCGGACGCGTTCGACCCGATGCGGCAGGATGCGGCAAGCCCCCCACCCGGCTCGTGGACCATTCAGCCGACGCACCCGGCCCTCCTCGCGAAGCTCGCGCAGGACTACGCGGGGCACGGCTACGACCTGCGCTACATCCTCGGCGTGATGGCGAAGTCCAGCGCCTACCAGCTCTCGTCCTTCTACTCCGGGACGTGGAGCGAGTCCTACGCGCCGTACTTCGCGCGGCACTTCGCGCGCCGCCTGACCGCCGAGGAGATGTTCGACGCGATCACGCGCGCGACGAACGTCGGGGCGAGCATTCCGGTGAGCGGCGGCATGCCGAACGTGACGCTTGCGATGCAGCTGCCCGACGTCCAGGAGCCGGGCGGCGGCAGCGTCATCGGCAATTTCCTGAACGCCTTCCTGCGCGCCGACCGCGACGGCGACGCGCGGTCGAACGAGTTCTCGGTGTCGCAGGCGCTCCTCATGCTGAACGACACGACCGTCACGAGCCGCATCAAGAGCGCGACGGCGGGATCCGCCGTGCAGAAGCTCGTCGCGGCGAACGCGACACCCGCGCAGATCGTGGCGTCGCTCTACCTCTCGACCCTGTCGCGCAACCCGAACGCGTCCGAGCTCGCCGCGGGCGTCGCGCTCTTCGCGAGCCCGCCGAACGGGGAGACGAAGGCCCAGGTGGCCGAGGACCTCCAGTTTGCGCTCCTCAACAAGCTCGACTTCCTCTACAACTACTGA
- a CDS encoding DUF1501 domain-containing protein: protein MKSLLPSFPVSGATPVNGPDLSRRGFLQLGASGLVASWFLKSPAAAWAAESAAVTTRNTAKNVIFVFLPGAPSQVDTWDLKEGAWTPSDFAPAGFGGGLRFPAGLMPKLANRLGDVSIVRSMKSAALVHGLGQTWVQIARNPTGATGSEAPNMGAVAALELEKQRGPNDVLPAFLSLNTQAGLSGAGYFPSTYAPFVVQPSTTGLASLTHPDGATRFGTRWNDLAQLDAALRSGQPLGKAAADAVNFYNQAKVLVDTPAVNDLFKYTTADSQRYGNSSFGNGCLVAKQLLAGGRGARFVMVSVGGWDMHSNIYGKTGTSLYSQMGQVDPAIASLIGDLKAAPGKTPGKTLFDETLIVMAGEFGRTVGALNGQAGRDHFAGYSAVFAGGGIKGGQVIGATDATGATITDSGVTGRTELRAEDLACTVYSALGIDWTTMRHDDPLGRGFEYVPNAGAGVYAPIDRLFG from the coding sequence ATGAAATCGCTCCTGCCGAGCTTCCCGGTTTCCGGCGCGACCCCGGTGAACGGCCCGGACCTGTCCCGCCGCGGCTTCCTGCAGCTCGGTGCGAGCGGCCTCGTCGCCTCGTGGTTCCTGAAGTCGCCCGCGGCGGCGTGGGCGGCCGAGTCCGCGGCCGTGACGACGCGCAACACCGCGAAGAACGTCATCTTCGTCTTCCTGCCCGGCGCGCCGAGCCAGGTCGACACGTGGGACCTCAAGGAGGGCGCGTGGACGCCGTCCGACTTCGCGCCGGCGGGCTTCGGCGGCGGCCTGCGCTTCCCCGCGGGCCTCATGCCGAAACTCGCGAACCGGCTCGGAGACGTTTCGATCGTGCGCTCGATGAAGTCCGCGGCGCTCGTCCACGGGCTCGGGCAGACGTGGGTCCAGATCGCCCGCAACCCGACGGGCGCGACCGGCTCGGAGGCCCCGAACATGGGCGCGGTCGCCGCGCTCGAGCTCGAGAAGCAGCGCGGGCCGAACGACGTCCTCCCGGCGTTTCTGTCGCTGAACACGCAGGCCGGTCTCTCGGGCGCGGGCTACTTCCCGTCCACGTACGCGCCGTTCGTCGTCCAGCCGTCCACGACGGGGCTCGCGAGCCTCACGCACCCCGACGGCGCGACGCGCTTCGGGACGCGCTGGAACGACCTCGCGCAGCTCGACGCGGCGCTGCGCTCGGGGCAGCCGCTCGGCAAGGCCGCGGCCGACGCCGTGAACTTCTACAACCAGGCCAAGGTCCTCGTCGACACGCCGGCCGTCAACGACCTTTTCAAGTACACGACGGCGGACTCGCAGCGCTACGGCAACTCGTCCTTCGGCAACGGCTGCCTCGTCGCCAAGCAGCTCCTCGCGGGCGGGCGCGGGGCACGCTTCGTCATGGTGTCGGTCGGCGGCTGGGACATGCACAGCAACATCTACGGCAAGACGGGCACGAGCCTGTACAGCCAGATGGGCCAGGTCGACCCCGCGATCGCGAGCCTGATCGGCGACCTCAAGGCCGCGCCCGGGAAGACGCCGGGCAAGACGCTGTTCGACGAGACGCTGATCGTCATGGCGGGGGAGTTCGGCCGGACGGTCGGCGCGCTGAACGGCCAGGCGGGCCGCGATCACTTCGCGGGCTACAGCGCGGTCTTCGCGGGCGGTGGGATCAAGGGCGGGCAGGTCATCGGCGCGACCGACGCGACGGGCGCGACGATCACGGACTCGGGCGTGACGGGACGGACCGAGCTCCGCGCCGAGGACCTCGCGTGCACGGTTTACTCGGCGCTCGGCATCGACTGGACGACGATGCGCCACGACGATCCGCTCGGCCGCGGCTTCGAGTACGTGCCGAACGCAGGCGCGGGCGTTTACGCGCCAATCGATCGCCTGTTCGGTTGA
- a CDS encoding DUF1549 domain-containing protein: protein MTNRATSGGSARWKTCVAGALLLASSAVFASSDCAFAPSHADPDGLRRREAVSRTTRAFAAARPVAAGTAFRPVARIRRVNYVDDEIFGKMEADHVPPAPPSSDTEFLRRVTLDLTGRIPDADVVVAFVADPSPDKRSRMVDTLLASDAFVDRWTFFYDELFQNTSRSATGTLWEVPNAAYHAYFQDAVRSKKPWDVMARELITAKGANTTVGQANYLVRQFQNNGPPQDTYDNLAVATSRIFLGTNVVFCTSCHNGQGHLDAINLWGSIVKRQDFWGLAAFYSWTDMPFAGKDADQVYTIGERRTGNYDYRLNTTTGNKTIRTNAYYTTTPPGLTSIAPAYLRTPLNPVAAPQIPNETYRQWLGRLVTSDPQFARAAVNYLWKEMFKLGIVEPADAFDPMRQDPASPPPGAWTVQPTHPALLARLGQDFAAHGYDLRYILGVMAKSNAYQLSSSYPGTWSEGFTPYFARHFAQRLMAEEVWDAIVKATGVRSNMSVDWAMQLPNIQMQNGGPDLNGRLMTPFVSGDRDTNPRSSKFSIQQALTLMNNDQVTIRTHGNFAGTAVNRLVTANATAPQIVTSLYLQTLSRYPTPAETALCLSLFTTRYSGSTATFANDLQWVLLNKLDFVYNY from the coding sequence ATGACAAACAGAGCGACCAGCGGCGGCAGCGCACGCTGGAAAACTTGTGTTGCCGGGGCTCTCCTTCTCGCGTCCTCGGCCGTGTTCGCGTCCTCGGACTGCGCGTTCGCGCCGTCGCACGCCGACCCGGACGGCCTCCGGCGCCGCGAGGCCGTGTCGCGCACGACGCGGGCGTTCGCCGCCGCGCGCCCCGTCGCAGCGGGGACCGCGTTCCGCCCCGTCGCGCGCATCCGGCGCGTCAACTACGTGGACGACGAGATCTTCGGGAAGATGGAAGCGGACCACGTGCCGCCCGCGCCGCCGTCGTCCGACACCGAATTCCTGCGCCGCGTGACGCTCGACCTCACGGGCCGTATCCCCGATGCCGACGTCGTGGTCGCCTTCGTCGCGGACCCGTCTCCCGACAAGCGCTCGCGGATGGTGGACACGCTCCTCGCCTCGGACGCCTTCGTCGACCGCTGGACGTTCTTCTATGACGAGCTCTTCCAGAACACGAGCCGCAGCGCGACCGGAACGCTCTGGGAGGTTCCCAACGCCGCGTACCACGCGTACTTCCAGGACGCCGTGCGGTCGAAAAAGCCGTGGGACGTGATGGCGCGCGAGCTGATCACGGCGAAGGGCGCGAACACGACGGTGGGGCAGGCGAACTACCTCGTGCGCCAGTTCCAGAACAACGGGCCCCCGCAGGACACGTACGACAACCTCGCGGTCGCGACGTCGAGGATCTTTCTCGGGACGAACGTCGTGTTTTGCACGTCCTGCCACAACGGCCAGGGGCACCTCGACGCGATCAACCTCTGGGGCTCGATCGTGAAGCGGCAGGACTTCTGGGGGCTGGCCGCGTTCTACTCCTGGACGGACATGCCGTTTGCGGGGAAGGACGCTGATCAGGTCTACACGATCGGCGAGCGCCGGACGGGCAACTACGACTACCGCCTGAACACGACGACCGGCAACAAGACCATCCGCACGAACGCGTACTACACGACGACCCCTCCGGGGCTGACGTCGATCGCTCCGGCGTATCTGCGGACGCCGCTTAACCCCGTCGCCGCCCCACAAATCCCGAATGAAACCTACCGCCAGTGGCTCGGGCGCCTCGTGACGAGCGACCCGCAGTTCGCGCGGGCGGCCGTGAACTATCTCTGGAAGGAGATGTTCAAGCTCGGGATCGTCGAGCCCGCGGACGCCTTCGACCCGATGCGGCAGGACCCGGCGAGCCCGCCGCCGGGGGCGTGGACGGTCCAGCCGACGCACCCGGCCCTCCTCGCGAGGCTTGGGCAGGACTTCGCTGCGCACGGTTACGACCTGCGCTACATCCTCGGCGTGATGGCGAAGTCGAACGCGTACCAGCTGTCGTCTTCCTACCCGGGAACGTGGAGCGAAGGCTTCACGCCCTACTTCGCCCGTCACTTCGCCCAGCGGCTCATGGCCGAGGAGGTCTGGGACGCGATCGTCAAGGCGACCGGCGTGCGCTCGAACATGTCCGTCGACTGGGCGATGCAGCTCCCGAACATCCAGATGCAGAACGGCGGGCCGGACCTCAACGGGAGGCTCATGACGCCCTTCGTTTCCGGCGACCGCGACACGAACCCGCGCTCGAGCAAGTTCTCGATCCAGCAGGCGCTCACGTTGATGAACAACGACCAGGTCACGATCCGGACGCACGGGAACTTCGCCGGGACCGCCGTTAACAGGCTCGTGACGGCGAACGCGACGGCTCCGCAGATCGTGACGTCGCTCTATCTCCAGACGCTGTCCCGCTATCCGACGCCGGCGGAGACGGCGCTGTGCCTTTCGCTCTTCACGACCCGCTACTCGGGCTCGACGGCCACCTTCGCCAACGACCTCCAGTGGGTGCTCCTCAACAAGCTCGACTTCGTCTACAACTACTGA